One Brachybacterium aquaticum genomic region harbors:
- a CDS encoding aspartate:alanine exchanger family transporter, whose translation MIVVLASSPLLTLFLVVATGAVLGAIPFGRVRFGAAGALFTGLALSAIAPQLGDGMQIVQSLGLALFVYTVGISAGAAFFTTLNRQLPLLAAATGSTVLAAIATIVLGHVLGLQQDLTLGLFTGALTAAPALDAASRLTGTAGPSVGYAFGYPIGVIVGIVLVSTVVTRAWPGRKDTPALAGKSLRSATVRVDHAVNLRDVPQWHEQRVRFSYLRRDGKVRVIVPGEDLLAGDEVVAVGMPEAVDEVIAELGEISDRHIAHDRSLVEFTRLTVSNPDLASRSIAELSLPVRFGAVVTRVRRGDLELLARDDLVLEPGDRIAVVVDRRKLEDVHAYLGDSDRKASELDALSVGLGLVLGVAVGLVSVPMPGGGSFALGPAAGPLIVGMALGALRRTGPIVWSLPGGANATVRQLGLLLFLAALGLTAGPEVATVLSSPTAWRAALLAVVVAGLSCAVLLIAARWILDLSAPRSAGAVAGFLGQPAVLDAANSKVGDERIETAYATLFAFSIVVKIVLVPVIWNL comes from the coding sequence GTGATCGTGGTCCTCGCGAGCAGCCCCCTGCTCACGCTGTTCCTGGTCGTCGCGACCGGCGCCGTGCTCGGCGCGATCCCCTTCGGCCGCGTCCGCTTCGGCGCCGCCGGCGCCCTGTTCACGGGCCTGGCCCTCTCGGCGATCGCCCCGCAGCTCGGCGACGGGATGCAGATCGTGCAGTCGCTGGGCCTGGCGCTGTTCGTCTACACCGTCGGCATCTCCGCGGGTGCCGCCTTCTTCACCACCCTGAACAGGCAGCTGCCGCTGCTGGCCGCCGCGACCGGCAGCACCGTCCTCGCCGCGATCGCCACGATCGTGCTCGGCCACGTCCTCGGCCTCCAGCAGGACCTGACCCTGGGTCTGTTCACCGGCGCGCTCACCGCCGCCCCGGCGCTGGACGCCGCCTCGCGCTTGACCGGGACGGCCGGCCCGTCGGTCGGCTACGCCTTCGGCTACCCGATCGGCGTGATCGTCGGGATCGTGCTCGTCTCCACCGTCGTCACCCGCGCCTGGCCGGGCCGGAAGGACACCCCTGCGCTCGCCGGGAAGAGCCTGCGCTCGGCGACCGTGCGGGTAGACCATGCCGTGAACCTGCGCGATGTGCCCCAGTGGCACGAGCAGCGCGTGCGCTTCTCCTACCTGCGCCGCGACGGGAAGGTGCGCGTCATCGTCCCCGGCGAGGACCTGCTGGCCGGGGACGAGGTGGTCGCCGTCGGCATGCCGGAGGCGGTCGACGAGGTCATCGCCGAGCTCGGCGAGATCTCCGACCGGCACATCGCCCACGACCGCTCCCTCGTCGAGTTCACGCGCCTGACCGTCTCCAACCCCGACCTCGCCTCCCGCTCCATCGCCGAGCTGAGCCTGCCCGTCCGCTTCGGCGCCGTGGTCACCCGCGTGCGGCGCGGCGACCTCGAGCTGCTCGCCCGCGACGACCTCGTCCTGGAGCCCGGGGATCGGATCGCCGTGGTCGTGGACCGCCGGAAGCTCGAGGACGTCCACGCCTACCTCGGGGACTCCGACCGCAAGGCCAGCGAGCTCGACGCCCTCTCCGTGGGCCTCGGACTCGTGCTCGGCGTCGCCGTCGGCCTGGTCAGCGTGCCCATGCCGGGCGGCGGCAGCTTCGCCCTCGGCCCCGCCGCCGGCCCCCTCATCGTCGGCATGGCGCTCGGGGCGCTGCGCCGCACCGGCCCGATCGTGTGGTCCCTGCCGGGCGGCGCGAACGCGACCGTGCGCCAGCTCGGCCTGCTGCTCTTCCTCGCCGCACTCGGCCTCACCGCCGGGCCCGAGGTCGCGACCGTGCTGTCCTCCCCGACGGCCTGGCGGGCCGCGCTTCTCGCGGTCGTCGTCGCGGGGCTCAGCTGCGCGGTGCTGCTGATCGCGGCGCGCTGGATCCTCGACCTCTCCGCCCCGCGCTCGGCCGGCGCGGTCGCCGGCTTCCTCGGCCAGCCCGCAGTGCTGGACGCCGCGAACTCCAAGGTCGGCGACGAGCGCATCGAGACCGCCTACGCGACCCTCTTCGCCTTCTCGATCGTCGTGAAGATCGTGCTGGTCCCGGTGATCTGGAACCTCTGA
- a CDS encoding Gfo/Idh/MocA family protein: MAVSEGANYAPAAMPKTVVDPGEFVFAAMHLDHGHIGGMTQGLLGAGATLKWVYDPQPERIAAFKERFPEVQVASSEEEVLADPEVHLVAAAAVPSERAPLGIRVMEAGKDYFTDKTPLITLEQLAEAKAAVERTGRKYMVYYSERIHVEAAMLATQLIEQGAIGKVIQVQGQGPHRMGDPSTRPDWFFERARYGGILTDIGSHNFEQMLTFTGSEDAEILSSAIGNFGNPEHPELDDFGDAHVALSSGATGYVRVDWFTPSGLRTWGDGRFFAIGTEGYIELRKYLDVTTDNGPDQVILVDGTGEHRLEAHGKVGYPFFGELVLDVLNRTENAMTQAHAFKAVELALTAQKQARELTGRQG, from the coding sequence ATGGCCGTCTCCGAAGGAGCCAACTACGCCCCCGCCGCGATGCCGAAGACGGTGGTGGACCCGGGCGAGTTCGTGTTCGCCGCGATGCACCTGGACCACGGCCACATCGGAGGCATGACCCAAGGTCTGCTGGGCGCCGGCGCGACGCTGAAGTGGGTGTACGACCCGCAGCCGGAGCGCATCGCCGCGTTCAAGGAGCGGTTCCCCGAGGTGCAGGTCGCCTCGAGCGAGGAGGAGGTCCTCGCCGATCCCGAGGTGCACCTGGTCGCCGCCGCCGCAGTCCCGTCCGAGCGCGCACCGCTGGGCATCCGGGTGATGGAGGCCGGCAAGGACTACTTCACCGACAAGACGCCGCTGATCACGCTCGAGCAGCTCGCCGAGGCGAAGGCCGCCGTGGAGCGCACCGGCCGGAAGTACATGGTCTATTACTCCGAGCGGATCCACGTCGAGGCCGCCATGCTCGCCACCCAGCTCATCGAGCAGGGCGCGATCGGCAAGGTCATCCAGGTCCAGGGCCAGGGCCCGCACCGCATGGGCGATCCGTCCACCCGCCCCGACTGGTTCTTCGAGCGCGCCCGCTACGGCGGCATCCTCACCGACATCGGCTCCCACAACTTCGAGCAGATGCTCACCTTCACCGGCTCGGAAGACGCCGAGATCCTCTCCTCGGCGATCGGCAACTTCGGCAACCCCGAGCACCCGGAGCTCGACGACTTCGGCGACGCGCACGTCGCGCTGTCCTCCGGCGCTACCGGCTACGTACGCGTGGACTGGTTCACCCCCTCGGGCCTGCGCACCTGGGGCGACGGCCGCTTCTTCGCGATCGGCACCGAGGGCTACATCGAGCTGCGCAAGTACCTCGACGTCACCACCGACAACGGCCCCGACCAGGTCATCCTCGTGGACGGCACGGGCGAGCACCGCCTCGAGGCCCACGGCAAGGTCGGCTACCCGTTCTTCGGCGAGCTGGTCCTGGATGTCCTGAACCGCACCGAGAACGCCATGACCCAGGCCCACGCCTTCAAGGCCGTGGAGCTCGCGCTGACAGCGCAGAAGCAGGCGCGGGAGCTGACCGGCCGGCAGGGCTGA
- a CDS encoding HNH endonuclease signature motif containing protein, giving the protein MTLATPHPSRPTGEDPPPPEPLTAEEAEEMGQQIQQRAALLAAATCEFLLMLSEFEARGGVGHYVGLKSTAHWLAWSCSMSPGTAREHVRVARILPSMPLTVAEFRRGRLSYSKVRELTRVADRVDEVVLVEMARAMTASQLAATIAGFRAADGSRLGQDARRQARWFVRDDGMVEVRAVLPAELGAEVITALELALDRDGSAPPSEIEGEHADASASRNSAADAPAATAVDDPLAERLAEVTTDATLEQRRADALHDLARTYLDATPDDRSGEDRHVVIVQVSAEALAKNVPAGTLARPDEERDPSAAAATAASEPADPSDVPAGTPPRSGALGAGPLEPATAERLACTGKVSVAITDAGGEILHLGRSRRLASRAQRRALRLRDRTCGFPGCHQTKHLDAHHLTPWSQGGATDLEGLVLLCRRHHVMVHEGGLRVVRTVTPGEGARFRVLDSDGMPVQAAWPAMLEHLVIRRGTALGGGPDAPTSELPSADPDLAHGAGPVVDPDPERIAATTRGEGFSLAACVDVLCENVLRLAA; this is encoded by the coding sequence ATGACCCTCGCCACTCCGCATCCCTCCCGCCCGACGGGCGAGGACCCGCCCCCGCCCGAGCCCCTCACCGCCGAGGAGGCCGAGGAGATGGGACAGCAGATCCAGCAGCGCGCGGCGCTCCTCGCGGCGGCGACCTGCGAGTTCCTGCTGATGCTCTCCGAGTTCGAGGCCCGCGGCGGGGTCGGCCACTACGTGGGGCTGAAGTCCACCGCGCACTGGCTCGCCTGGTCCTGTTCCATGTCCCCGGGCACCGCCCGAGAGCACGTCCGCGTCGCGCGGATCCTTCCCTCCATGCCGCTGACCGTCGCCGAGTTCCGTCGGGGGCGCCTGTCCTACTCCAAGGTCCGCGAGCTCACCCGCGTCGCGGACCGGGTCGACGAGGTGGTGCTCGTGGAGATGGCCCGTGCCATGACCGCCTCGCAGCTCGCCGCGACGATCGCCGGGTTCCGTGCGGCGGATGGCTCCCGCCTCGGCCAGGACGCCCGACGCCAGGCCCGCTGGTTCGTGCGCGACGACGGGATGGTCGAGGTCCGCGCAGTGCTCCCCGCCGAGCTCGGCGCCGAGGTCATCACCGCCCTCGAGCTCGCACTGGACCGTGACGGAAGCGCGCCGCCATCGGAGATTGAGGGTGAGCACGCCGACGCCTCGGCTTCACGCAACTCCGCCGCCGATGCACCGGCAGCCACCGCCGTCGATGACCCGCTCGCCGAGCGCCTCGCCGAGGTCACCACCGACGCCACCCTCGAGCAGCGCCGGGCCGACGCCCTCCACGACCTCGCCCGCACCTACCTCGACGCCACTCCGGACGACCGCTCCGGCGAAGACCGTCATGTCGTGATCGTGCAGGTCAGCGCCGAGGCGCTCGCGAAGAACGTTCCCGCGGGAACGCTTGCGCGCCCCGACGAGGAGCGAGACCCGTCGGCCGCAGCAGCGACCGCAGCCAGCGAGCCCGCCGACCCCTCAGACGTTCCCGCGGGAACGCCTCCGCGCAGCGGAGCGCTCGGCGCCGGACCCCTCGAACCCGCCACCGCCGAGCGTCTGGCATGCACGGGGAAGGTGTCCGTCGCGATCACCGATGCCGGCGGCGAGATCCTGCACCTGGGGCGCTCGCGCCGCCTCGCCTCCCGCGCCCAGCGCCGGGCCCTGCGCCTGCGCGATCGGACCTGCGGCTTCCCCGGCTGTCACCAGACCAAGCACCTCGACGCCCACCACCTCACGCCCTGGTCGCAGGGCGGCGCGACCGACCTGGAGGGACTCGTGCTGCTGTGCCGCCGCCACCACGTGATGGTCCACGAGGGCGGGTTGCGGGTGGTGCGCACCGTCACGCCGGGCGAGGGCGCGAGGTTCCGGGTGCTCGACTCCGACGGGATGCCCGTGCAGGCGGCATGGCCGGCGATGCTCGAGCACCTCGTGATCCGCCGCGGGACCGCCCTCGGGGGAGGACCCGACGCCCCGACCTCCGAGCTCCCGTCGGCCGACCCGGACCTCGCACATGGCGCCGGGCCCGTGGTCGACCCGGACCCCGAGCGCATCGCCGCGACCACCCGTGGGGAGGGCTTCAGCCTCGCGGCCTGCGTGGACGTGCTCTGCGAGAACGTGCTGCGGCTCGCCGCGTGA
- a CDS encoding MarR family winged helix-turn-helix transcriptional regulator — translation MTRTSLPSATGDERPAAPDAAATSSTESAPGNPSREELPQHLALVCSLFARMAARRSEVGVGTVSWRVVATIERFGKLRLSEIAERERVSRPTATTVIKRLEEEGLVRREPDPTDSRSVLVSTTDKGSAQLAIWREQLAVGVGSLLEHLPEEDLATLSRASEILAGVLEVHDR, via the coding sequence GTGACCAGAACTTCTCTGCCCTCCGCGACCGGTGACGAGCGCCCGGCGGCGCCCGACGCCGCGGCCACCTCCAGCACCGAGTCCGCGCCCGGCAACCCCTCCCGCGAGGAGCTGCCCCAGCACCTCGCGCTGGTGTGCAGCCTGTTCGCCCGCATGGCGGCCCGACGGTCCGAGGTGGGCGTCGGCACCGTGTCCTGGCGGGTGGTGGCCACGATCGAGCGCTTCGGGAAGCTGCGGCTGAGCGAGATCGCCGAGCGCGAGCGCGTCTCGCGCCCCACGGCGACCACGGTCATCAAGCGGCTCGAGGAGGAGGGGCTGGTGCGTCGGGAGCCGGACCCCACCGACTCCCGCTCCGTCCTGGTCAGCACCACCGACAAGGGCTCGGCGCAGCTGGCGATCTGGCGCGAGCAGCTCGCCGTCGGCGTCGGCTCCCTGCTCGAGCACCTGCCCGAGGAGGATCTGGCGACCCTCTCCCGGGCCTCGGAGATCCTCGCCGGGGTCCTCGAGGTCCACGACCGCTGA
- a CDS encoding MFS transporter, with translation MSSTETTTGTTSAPAQAAPAASSIPTLRDAFHQPKAVWAIAFAATVSFMGIGLVDPILPAISSQLDASPSQAMLLFTSYLFVTAIAMFFTSWFGSKVGVKRTLLVGLAFVVVFAALASTAGSVNEIIGLRAGWGLGNALFISTALAAIVGATAGPSGGAIILYETALGIGMALGPLLGGLLGTVSWRAPFAGTAVLMGIGFLAIAILLQREAKPAPVSPVAALKALKNPALRTLALTAVFYNIGFFTLLAYSPFPLEHAAAAAGIEFGAMGIGWVFFGWGLALAITSVFVAPVLTRKIGLIPTLLTTLGLLTVVMLVLTVFHTSMTGIVTLIVIGGLLLGVMNTALTETVMEATDLPRGVASSAYSGVRFLGGAIAPAVAGPLAEATTSGAPYLMAAVSLVLSMIILAIGRRHLSHVRQEHHLTAAEEVEAITAGDEV, from the coding sequence ATGAGCAGCACCGAGACCACCACCGGGACCACCTCGGCCCCGGCCCAGGCGGCACCCGCCGCCTCGTCCATCCCGACTCTCCGCGACGCCTTCCACCAGCCCAAGGCCGTGTGGGCGATCGCCTTCGCCGCCACCGTGTCCTTCATGGGCATCGGCCTGGTGGACCCGATCCTCCCCGCGATCAGCTCGCAGCTGGACGCCTCGCCTTCGCAGGCGATGCTGCTGTTCACCAGCTACCTCTTCGTCACTGCGATCGCCATGTTCTTCACCAGCTGGTTCGGCAGCAAGGTGGGCGTGAAGCGCACCCTGCTCGTCGGCCTGGCCTTCGTGGTCGTGTTCGCGGCGCTGGCCTCGACCGCCGGCAGCGTCAACGAGATCATCGGCCTGCGCGCCGGCTGGGGCCTCGGCAACGCCCTGTTCATCTCCACCGCTCTCGCGGCGATCGTCGGGGCGACCGCCGGCCCGTCGGGCGGCGCGATCATCCTGTACGAGACCGCGCTCGGCATCGGCATGGCCCTCGGCCCGCTGCTCGGCGGCCTGCTCGGCACCGTGTCCTGGCGCGCACCGTTCGCCGGCACCGCCGTGCTCATGGGCATCGGCTTCCTCGCCATCGCGATCCTGCTCCAGCGCGAGGCGAAGCCGGCCCCGGTCTCGCCGGTCGCCGCACTGAAGGCCCTGAAGAACCCGGCCCTGCGCACCCTGGCCCTGACCGCCGTGTTCTACAACATCGGCTTCTTCACCCTGCTGGCCTACTCGCCCTTCCCGCTCGAGCACGCCGCGGCCGCCGCCGGCATCGAGTTCGGCGCCATGGGCATCGGCTGGGTCTTCTTCGGCTGGGGCCTGGCGCTCGCGATCACCTCGGTGTTCGTCGCCCCCGTCCTGACCCGCAAGATCGGCCTCATCCCGACGCTGCTGACCACCCTCGGCCTGCTCACCGTCGTGATGCTCGTGCTGACCGTCTTCCACACCTCGATGACCGGGATCGTCACCCTCATCGTCATCGGCGGCCTGCTGCTGGGTGTCATGAACACGGCACTGACCGAGACCGTCATGGAGGCCACCGACCTGCCCCGCGGCGTGGCCAGCTCCGCCTACTCCGGCGTGCGCTTCCTGGGCGGTGCGATCGCCCCGGCCGTCGCCGGCCCGCTCGCGGAGGCGACTACCTCCGGTGCGCCGTACCTGATGGCCGCCGTCTCGCTCGTGCTCAGCATGATCATCCTCGCGATCGGCCGACGCCACCTGTCCCACGTCCGCCAGGAGCACCACCTCACCGCGGCCGAGGAGGTCGAGGCGATCACCGCCGGCGACGAGGTCTGA
- a CDS encoding sulfite exporter TauE/SafE family protein, translated as MTTPELLALLGLALTIVVGAVAQRTTGMGFALLIAPFLVLALGPLEGILVTNAFGVVSSVVNLVLMWRDVDWPRAAVLAPMGIVGIVPGALAVRWLPEAPLAVAVAALILVALALTLLLRGRTLPRSRALAAAGGFTSGFLNVTAGAGGPGLVVYARATGWPHHLFAATAQLQFIVLGAASLLAKGALPSLAAPTWAVLLVALALGIGIGSWLAPKLDPDVGMRIVMVLAIGGALLALGRGLLAL; from the coding sequence ATGACCACCCCCGAGCTCCTGGCCCTGCTGGGCCTGGCGCTGACGATAGTGGTGGGCGCAGTCGCGCAGCGCACCACGGGGATGGGGTTCGCGCTGCTGATCGCGCCGTTCCTGGTGCTGGCGCTCGGGCCGCTCGAGGGGATCCTCGTGACCAATGCGTTCGGGGTGGTCTCGTCGGTGGTGAACCTGGTGCTGATGTGGCGCGACGTGGACTGGCCGCGTGCGGCGGTGCTGGCCCCGATGGGGATCGTCGGCATCGTGCCCGGGGCGCTCGCGGTGCGGTGGCTGCCGGAGGCGCCGCTGGCTGTCGCGGTCGCGGCGCTGATCCTGGTCGCGCTCGCCCTCACGCTGCTGCTGCGGGGCCGGACCTTGCCTCGCTCCCGCGCGCTCGCCGCGGCCGGCGGCTTCACCTCAGGGTTCCTCAACGTCACCGCGGGCGCCGGCGGACCGGGCCTGGTGGTCTACGCGCGCGCCACCGGCTGGCCGCACCACCTGTTCGCCGCGACCGCGCAGCTGCAGTTCATCGTGCTCGGCGCAGCGTCGCTGCTCGCCAAGGGCGCGCTGCCCTCCCTCGCAGCCCCCACCTGGGCGGTGCTGCTGGTCGCCCTCGCGCTCGGCATCGGGATCGGGTCATGGCTCGCGCCGAAGCTCGACCCGGACGTGGGGATGCGGATCGTGATGGTCCTGGCGATCGGCGGGGCACTGCTCGCGCTCGGGCGCGGGCTGCTCGCGCTCTGA
- a CDS encoding SRPBCC domain-containing protein, giving the protein MSISGTLDGSDLVLRRVVPAAPAQVWQHAVDPGRLATWYGTWTGDPASGTVEVTMNAEPGEATPSTYTIHACEPERLLTVSSSMGEGSWLLSLELEGGSDGAGGAAGEVTYLALRHHDVPRDMLQNVGPGWEWYLDRFVGSLSGGDVPTMEVWDSHYMPRAGEYEALGS; this is encoded by the coding sequence ATGAGCATCTCCGGCACCCTCGACGGATCCGACCTCGTGCTGCGGCGCGTGGTCCCCGCCGCCCCCGCCCAGGTGTGGCAGCACGCCGTCGACCCGGGCCGCCTCGCCACCTGGTACGGCACCTGGACCGGTGATCCCGCGAGCGGCACGGTCGAGGTCACCATGAACGCCGAGCCCGGCGAGGCGACCCCGTCGACCTACACGATCCACGCCTGCGAGCCGGAGCGACTGCTCACGGTCAGCTCGTCGATGGGGGAGGGGTCCTGGCTGCTGTCCCTCGAGCTCGAAGGCGGGTCCGACGGGGCCGGCGGCGCGGCCGGCGAGGTCACGTACCTCGCCCTGCGCCACCACGACGTTCCCCGCGACATGCTCCAGAACGTCGGCCCCGGCTGGGAGTGGTACCTCGACCGCTTCGTCGGGTCGCTGAGCGGCGGCGACGTCCCCACCATGGAGGTGTGGGACAGCCACTACATGCCCCGCGCGGGGGAGTACGAGGCGCTGGGGAGCTGA
- a CDS encoding Bcr/CflA family efflux MFS transporter: protein MTTPAPSDDPRSAAAVPATGPSRRRTAGARITLTLAALGMLGPFTINTVFPAFPRIGEEFGASDVVLQQLISVYLASFAVMSVFHGPMSDALGRKKVMLTGLAIYILAMFGATLATGMGMLIALRILQGVSAGAATIVSRVVVRDLFAGAEAQKLMARIMMIFALAPVIAPVLGGWLLLLGDWRWVFAGVGLYGVVVLVLTALMPESLPKEQRIPLRIGAVVGALWEVGRSLTMMRIALATAFGFAAHFVFVAAAPIIVVRLLGLGEQDFWVLFVPLILGMMAGSFVVGRAADVMERTRLITLGYLGTLAASVINLVLVLIAPAPSGGLDVTLLPVLIGPMLMSFTASLFFAPIQLEILDLFPHQRGAAASLGTFFTLVMNALLSGVIAPLITGSLAVVALAALGYVIVGALLWAWHLRGRRVGSDAASG from the coding sequence GTGACCACCCCCGCCCCGTCGGACGACCCCCGCAGCGCTGCGGCCGTACCAGCGACCGGCCCCTCCCGCCGCCGCACCGCCGGTGCCCGCATCACCCTCACCCTCGCCGCGCTCGGCATGCTCGGCCCCTTCACGATCAACACCGTCTTCCCCGCGTTCCCACGGATCGGTGAGGAGTTCGGCGCGTCCGACGTGGTCCTGCAGCAGCTGATCAGCGTCTACCTCGCCTCCTTCGCCGTGATGAGCGTGTTCCACGGACCGATGTCCGACGCGCTCGGCCGCAAGAAGGTCATGCTCACGGGCCTGGCGATCTACATCCTCGCCATGTTCGGCGCGACCCTCGCCACCGGCATGGGCATGCTCATCGCGCTGCGGATCCTGCAGGGGGTCAGCGCCGGCGCCGCCACGATCGTCTCCCGCGTGGTGGTGCGCGACCTGTTCGCCGGGGCCGAGGCGCAGAAGCTCATGGCCCGCATCATGATGATCTTCGCGCTCGCGCCGGTCATCGCGCCCGTGCTCGGCGGCTGGCTGCTGCTGCTCGGCGACTGGCGCTGGGTCTTCGCGGGCGTGGGTCTGTACGGCGTGGTCGTCCTCGTGCTCACCGCGCTCATGCCCGAATCCCTCCCGAAGGAACAGCGGATCCCCCTGCGGATCGGCGCCGTCGTCGGCGCGCTGTGGGAGGTGGGGCGGTCGCTGACGATGATGCGGATCGCGCTCGCGACCGCGTTCGGGTTCGCCGCCCACTTCGTGTTCGTCGCCGCCGCCCCGATCATCGTGGTGCGCCTGCTGGGCCTCGGCGAGCAGGACTTCTGGGTGCTGTTCGTCCCGCTCATCCTCGGGATGATGGCAGGCTCCTTCGTGGTGGGCCGCGCGGCCGACGTCATGGAGCGCACGCGCCTGATCACCCTCGGCTACCTCGGCACCCTCGCCGCCAGCGTCATCAACCTCGTGCTCGTCCTGATCGCCCCCGCGCCGTCGGGCGGGCTCGACGTCACCCTGCTGCCGGTGCTGATCGGGCCGATGCTCATGTCCTTCACCGCGTCCCTCTTCTTCGCCCCCATCCAGCTGGAGATCCTCGACCTCTTCCCGCACCAGCGCGGCGCCGCCGCCTCGCTCGGCACCTTCTTCACCCTCGTGATGAACGCCCTGCTCTCCGGGGTGATCGCGCCCCTGATCACGGGCAGTCTCGCCGTCGTCGCGCTCGCCGCGCTCGGCTACGTCATCGTCGGCGCGCTGCTGTGGGCCTGGCATCTGCGCGGCCGACGGGTTGGCTCCGACGCCGCCTCCGGGTGA
- a CDS encoding ABC1 kinase family protein, which produces MAADAPRYRRIAEILARNGLGALAAQIGLREHLPEMVRRRLPREDAAADGPSRLRRALEELGPTFVKLGQMLSTRDDLLPAEYTEELRSLRAHTAPVPYAQVADVIERELGAPPHELFAALDEEPLATASIGQAHLGRLHDGSEVVVKVRKPGVSEVVLADLELMRTLASLAAREWETARNVDVVALVAGFDRTMRGELDYRAEAAHAERMRRNLSAAPTVRIPTVHHELTTAEVLTEQRVTGLQIDDVAALDAAGIDRTALATRATRALVRMVLVDGYFHADPHPGNLFVGEDGTITLIDFGMVGQLSESVREEILRLLFALTHGDHDGAVSALVRLAPPRGALDRRRLTRDLENMLEALSAQPLAEVPTARIVEELTAMLRRHHLQLPSDVSSLLRMLVLTESTATVLDPGFHLSTVLTEVIPVALAELLSPEALARRVRTSSLNALRVGGELPERAGRLLDEVEARGVPVRLHPEDLDRAVDRLENTADRLIVGMTMSALLVGIGTVVAAQPGRISLRDPLMLVSGGATALLGTYLAAGAGPARRLGRMVRRGLKGPQ; this is translated from the coding sequence ATGGCAGCTGACGCGCCCCGGTACCGCCGCATCGCCGAGATCCTGGCCCGCAACGGGCTCGGGGCCCTCGCCGCCCAGATCGGGCTGCGCGAGCACCTTCCCGAGATGGTGCGCCGCCGCCTCCCGCGCGAGGACGCGGCGGCCGACGGGCCCAGCCGCCTCCGCCGCGCCCTCGAGGAGCTCGGCCCCACGTTCGTGAAGCTCGGCCAGATGCTCTCCACCCGCGACGACCTCCTGCCCGCCGAGTACACCGAGGAGCTGCGCAGCCTCCGAGCCCACACCGCGCCCGTCCCGTACGCGCAGGTCGCCGACGTCATCGAGCGGGAGCTCGGCGCGCCCCCGCACGAGCTCTTCGCCGCGCTCGACGAGGAGCCGCTCGCCACCGCCTCCATCGGCCAGGCCCACCTCGGCCGCCTCCACGACGGCTCCGAGGTGGTGGTCAAGGTCCGCAAGCCCGGAGTCAGCGAGGTGGTCCTCGCCGACCTCGAGCTGATGCGCACCCTCGCCTCCCTCGCCGCCCGCGAATGGGAGACCGCCCGCAACGTCGACGTGGTCGCCCTGGTCGCCGGCTTCGACCGCACCATGCGCGGCGAGCTCGACTACCGCGCCGAGGCCGCCCACGCCGAGCGCATGCGACGCAACCTCTCCGCCGCTCCCACCGTGCGCATCCCGACCGTCCATCACGAGCTCACCACCGCCGAGGTCCTCACCGAGCAGCGCGTCACCGGCCTGCAGATCGACGACGTCGCCGCCCTGGACGCCGCCGGCATCGACCGCACCGCCCTCGCCACCCGCGCCACCCGGGCACTGGTGCGGATGGTGCTGGTGGACGGGTACTTCCACGCCGACCCCCACCCCGGGAACCTGTTCGTCGGCGAGGACGGCACGATCACGCTGATCGACTTCGGGATGGTCGGGCAGCTCTCCGAGTCCGTGCGCGAGGAGATCCTGCGGCTGCTGTTCGCCCTCACCCACGGCGACCACGACGGCGCCGTCTCGGCGCTCGTGCGCCTCGCCCCGCCGCGAGGCGCCCTGGACCGCCGCCGCCTCACCCGCGACCTCGAGAACATGCTCGAGGCCCTCTCCGCCCAGCCCCTCGCCGAGGTGCCCACCGCCCGCATCGTCGAGGAGCTCACCGCGATGCTGCGCCGCCACCACCTCCAGCTCCCCTCGGACGTGTCCTCGCTGCTGCGCATGCTCGTGCTCACCGAGTCCACCGCCACCGTCCTGGACCCGGGCTTCCACCTCTCCACCGTCCTCACCGAGGTCATCCCCGTCGCCCTCGCCGAGCTGCTCAGCCCCGAGGCGCTCGCCCGCCGCGTGCGCACCTCGTCGCTGAACGCCCTGCGCGTGGGCGGGGAGCTGCCCGAGCGCGCCGGACGGCTGCTGGACGAGGTCGAGGCCCGCGGAGTGCCCGTGCGCCTGCACCCCGAGGACCTCGACCGCGCCGTGGACCGGCTCGAGAACACCGCCGACCGCCTCATCGTCGGCATGACCATGAGCGCGCTCCTGGTCGGCATCGGCACCGTCGTCGCCGCCCAGCCCGGCCGCATCAGCCTGCGAGACCCGCTCATGCTCGTCTCCGGCGGCGCGACCGCGCTGCTGGGCACCTACCTCGCCGCCGGCGCCGGGCCCGCCCGACGGCTCGGACGGATGGTGCGCCGGGGCCTCAAGGGACCGCAGTGA